In one Leishmania braziliensis MHOM/BR/75/M2904 complete genome, chromosome 32 genomic region, the following are encoded:
- a CDS encoding putative profilin, producing the protein MSWQAYVDDSLIGSGNMHSAAIIGAADGSYWAYGGSYIPQPEEVKHIQKCLADFSLVQSSGVTIYGVKFFGLQCGTDGDTKHIFFKKGAAGGCIYTTKQAFIVAVYGDPGDTSSLQQALAKNASHAAAVNPADCNTTVKRIADYLVKLGY; encoded by the coding sequence ATGTCGTGGCAGGCGTACGTTGATGACAGCCTTATCGGCAGCGGTAACatgcacagcgccgccattATTGGAGCTGCTGACGGCAGCTACTGGGCGTACGGCGGTAGCTACATTCCGCAGCCGGAAGAGGTGAAACATATTCAGAAGTGCTTGGCCGACTTCTCGCTTGTGCAGTCCTCTGGTGTCACTATTTACGGTGTCAAGTTCTTTGGCCTCCAGTGCGGCACCGATGGCGACACTAAGCACATCTTCTTCAAGAAGGGTGCGGCTGGCGGATGCATTTACACTACGAAGCAGGCATTCATCGTTGCCGTGTACGGCGACCCCGGTGACACCTCCTCGCTCCAGCAGGCTCTTGCGAAGAACGCATCTCACGCGGCCGCCGTGAACCCTGCGGACTGCAACACGACAGTGAAGCGCATTGCGGATTACCTCGTCAAGCTTGGCTACTAA
- a CDS encoding putative ras-related rab-4, whose amino-acid sequence MADKYQQLMKLIVIGDSGVGKSCLLHRFIEDIFSEEQTQTIGIEYGAKIIDLGGVKVKLQIWDTAGQERYKSVTRSYYRGATGCLIVYDVMNRSSYESVPQWLSDVRQLAGSDVVVMLIGNKIDVAKGNSLRAVQHNEASLYAQQNGLLHFETSAATGEFVTEAFLRVAKSAVSLAIAAEPANDVQLSQDNKTNSSYLSSCSC is encoded by the coding sequence ATGGCGGACAAGTACCAACAGCTGATGAAACTCATTGTCATCGGAGACAGTGGCGTTGGCAAGTCGTGTCTGTTGCACCGCTTCATTGAGGACATTTTTTCAGAAGAGCAAACACAGACCATTGGCATCGAGTATGGCGCCAAGATTATTGATTTGGGAGGAGTGAAGGTCAAGCTGCAGATCTGGGACACGGCTGGTCAGGAACGGTATAAATCCGTTACGAGGAGCTATTATCGTGGTGCTACTGGATGCCTCATTGTCTACGACGTCATGAATAGAAGCTCGTACGAAAGTGTCCCGCAATGGCTAAGCGACGTACGACAGCTAGCAGGAAGCGATGTTGTCGTAATGCTTATCGGAAATAAAATCGATGTGGCAAAAGGGAATAGCTTGCGTGCAGTACAGCACAACGAGGCATCTTTGTACGCCCAGCAAAATGGTCTGCTTCACTTTGAAACGTCCGCGGCTACAGGCGAGTTCGTAACAGAAGCTTTTCTGAGAGTCGCTAAAAGTGCTGTGTCGTTGGCAATCGCTGCAGAGCCCGCGAACGATGTTCAGCTGAGCCAGGACAACAAGACAAACAGCTCGTACCTCTCGTCGTGCTCTTGCTAA
- a CDS encoding putative RNA helicase yields MDAFRSLTIGAKFSAARNGEAAKLFRNAGKDKGSRGLPDAIGANGGVVVESASDLGCSSLSVPPPSATLNLFGHPTRSLGHANAHLGESGGSDAATAKGTASEDKPLKAMTFKKKRNIWHRNELQVTGMDLPAPIEHFSDLVRPPLSVPRNIVNNLFARQHKVPTPIQMQAIPSLIHHRDVLACAPTGSGKTIAFLTPLFALLRAPDATCGVRALIVTPTAELAQQIEREAFFLTKGQRWRFVQHGQTTKNKDIFIATPGRIALLLEQKLLDLSNVQYLVFDEGDRLWDSRTDFLIVIDKILTACTRTDKVVSLFTATLSEKVEAAARSVMGTDPVRIIVHGRRFASTHVRQRLVFCGNELGKVVAMRNLVREGITPPVLVFVQSVERSKELYEEIRAEGLHMAIMHAKMTVEQREETVLQFRLGKIWVLVTTELLARGIDFKNVGTVINFDFPATVDSYIHRVGRTGRAGKEGTAITFFTEDDKERLPPIAKVMQDSGNAVEDWILNIKVDRSTRRRLERTTPQRTIVSTRKRMLVAQQRVQRQYRRLEEEEDEKKAKKRAAKKSKDRVDCDSDGSNDNDDDV; encoded by the coding sequence ATGGATGCTTTTCGGTCGCTGACGATTGGAGCCAAGTTTAGTGCTGCCCGAAACGGCGAGGCGGCCAAACTGTTCCGCAACGCGGGCAAGGACAAGGGCAGCCGCGGACTTCCTGACGCTATCGGCGCTAATGGGGGGGTTGTCGTTGAGAGCGCATCGGACTtgggctgcagcagcctATCAGTGCCGCCTCCCAGTGCGACACTGAACCTTTTCGGACACCCCACACGAAGTCTAGGTCATGCTAACGCGCACCTCGGTGAATCTGGAGGCTCGGACGCAGCCACTGCGAAGGGTACAGCCTCCGAGGACAAGCCGCTCAAAGCAATGACCTTCAAGAAGAAACGCAATATCTGGCACCGAAACGAGCTGCAGGTGACAGGTATGGACTTGCCGGCGCCGATCGAACACTTCTCCGACCTCGTTCGCCCACCGCTAAGCGTGCCGCGCAATATAGTGAACAACCTCTTCGCCCGCCAGCACAAAGTTCCTACCCCAATCCAGATGCAAGCAATTCCATCCCTCATCCACCACCGCGACGTACTCGCCTGCGCGCCAACCGGCTCCGGCAAGACGATTGCTTttctcacccctctctttgcgCTGCTTAGGGCGCCGGATGCAACCTGCGGTGTGCGTGCCCTCATTGTAACACCCACCGCCGAGCTTGCCCAGCAGATCGAGCGCGAGGCATTCTTCTTGACGAAGGGCCAGCGGTGGAGGTTTGTGCAGCATGGCCAGACGACCAAGAACAAGGACATTTTTATTGCCACGCCGGGCCGTATCGCattgctgctggagcagaaGCTGCTGGACCTGAGCAACGTGCAGTATCTCGTTTTTGACGAGGGCGATCGCTTGTGGGACAGCAGGACGGACTTCTTGATTGTGATTGACAAAATTCTCACTGCCTGCACTCGCACCGATAAGGTAGTTAGCCTGTTTACGGCCACGCTGAGCGAGAAGGTGGAGGCAGCTGCTCGCTCTGTCATGGGTACCGACCCGGTGCGCATCATTGTCCATGGTCGACGCTTCGCGAGCACGCACGTGAGGCAGCGATTGGTTTTCTGCGGCAATGAACTCGGCAAAGTCGTAGCGATGCGCAACCTTGTGCGTGAGGGCATCACGCCACCAGTGCTAGTATTTGTGCAAAGCGTGGAGCGGTCCAAGGAGCTGTACGAGGAGATCCGGGCGGAAGGCCTGCACATGGCCATTATGCACGCCAAGATGACAGTGGAGCAACGCGAAGAGACGGTTCTGCAGTTCCGTCTTGGCAAGATCTGGGTCCTCGTGACGACGGAGCTGCTTGCACGCGGTATTGATTTCAAGAACGTCGGCACAGTCATCAACTTCGACTTTCCAGCAACTGTGGACTCGTACATCCACCGTGTGGGTCGCACGGGCCGCGCCGGGAAGGAAGGGACGGCGATCACTTTCTTTACGGAGGATGACAAGGAGCGACTTCCCCCGATTGCGAAAGTGATGCAGGATTCTGGGAACGCTGTGGAGGACTGGATACTGAACATAAAGGTGGATCGCAgcacccgccgccgcctcgagcGTACAACGCCGCAGCGCACTATTGTCAGCACGCGGAAGCGCATGCTGGTGGCCCAGCAGCGAGTGCAGCGTCAGTACCGCCgcctggaggaggaggaggatgagaaaaaggcaaagaagagagccGCCAAGAAGAGCAAGGACCGCGTTGactgcgacagcgacggcagcaatGACAATGACGATGACGTATAG
- a CDS encoding putative phosphatase — translation MLADVTDTYGRPPVERAARGKGGSKHKKKKRRTKLRHVDESEQDAWLDRARQSVHCSLFCGGTKCRQESWESMREKEQRAAAIEGLQSNWVGDDVIASQRPSTSLFLKYPIIAQFHSKHITGVLNLQEKGEHGNCGPDGIYESSGYSYNGAEDLMPHGISYYEFPWPDMTTPQQDVVLRSVQVMDYHIKQKGKVLVHCHAGLGRTGLMIACYYVYSQHIPSHEAIALVRKSRPGAIQTRRQAQFIVDFEKHLWRLSQAFRVEISDALIDLNLFIQRQHLVLHGEQADLYKSVPLFLHTILCRLLNLTKGNTDAARLALRSLGPSAAPTDTTLSACRLAINRRRFRVQSVRDVSILSFLVCDWFRSTSSPALTEENCDQIVKSKRMSFSKQEGLPLEIRRILPKPARHTLGMVISALYIIARQVDNTNLTNSAFHCIVDAFNHAFNPIKVRHSPLERELIHKFFLDWGRSVGDMYFNYDAVPAAHRTIKRIALASSIVLEATKNTDPPRKSLPSIRTLPVLSATFEVPNIPANRTVAPDFPLSPSRRSRTSQVLNAYLPLEAGSESKTRLWRQPLIEYRRDTDGWRGGDEQERPFSFPDNATTRR, via the coding sequence ATGCTGGCAGACGTGACCGACACCTATGGCCGTCCTCCAGTGGAGCGCGCAGCGCGAGGGAAAGGCGGCTCCAAgcacaagaaaaagaagcggCGTACAAAGCTGAGACACGTCGACGAGTCAGAGCAGGATGCCTGGCTCGATCGCGCGCGGCAGAGCGTGCACTGCTCGCTTTTCTGCGGCGGCACCAAATGCCGACAGGAGAGCTGGGAGTCtatgagggagaaggagcagcgcgccgcggccATCGAGGGTCTGCAGTCGAACTGGGTCGGCGACGACGTCATCGCGAGCCAGCGACCGTCGACGTCGCTATTTCTCAAATACCCTATTATTGCTCAGTTTCATTCCAAACATATCACTGGCGTGCTCAACCTACAGGAGAAGGGTGAGCATGGCAACTGCGGACCGGATGGTATCTACGAGAGCAGCGGCTACAGCTACAACGGTGCCGAAGACCTAATGCCGCACGGCATCTCGTACTACGAATTTCCGTGGCCTGACATGACGACCCCGCAGCAAGACGTCGTGCTGCGCAGTGTGCAGGTCATGGACTACCATATCAAGCAGAAAGGTAAGGTCCTGGTGCACTGCCACGCCGGGCTTGGTCGCACGGGGCTCATGATCGCGTGCTACTACGTGTACAGTCAGCACATCCCGTCCCACGAAGCGATCGCGCTGGTGCGCAAGTCGCGTCCTGGTGCCATTCAGACGCGTCGCCAGGCGCAATTCATTGTGGACTTCGAGAAGCATCTGTGGCGACTCTCACAGGCATTCCGGGTTGAAATCTCCGATGCTTTGATCGATCTCAACCTTTTCATTCAacggcagcacctcgtccTGCATGGTGAGCAGGCAGACTTGTATAAAAGCGTACCGCTCTTTCTTCATACCATCTTGTGCCGCCTGCTCAACCTGACGAAGGGCAACACAGATGCGGCGCGACTGGCATTGCGGTCTCTTGGCCCAAGCGCAGCCCCGACGGACACGACGCTGTCCGCGTGCCGCCTCGCCATCAACCGTCGCCGCTTCCGCGTGCAGAGTGTGCGTGATGTGTCTATCCTGAGCTTTTTAGTGTGCGACTGGTTCCGCAGCACGTCGTCGCCGGCGCTGACGGAGGAGAATTGCGACCAGATCGTGAAGAGCAAGCGGATGTCCTTCTCGAAACAGGAGGGCCTGCCACTGGAGATTCGCCGCATCCTGCCGAAGCCGGCACGCCACACGCTGGGGATGGTCATCTCTGCGCTCTACATCATTGCAAGGCAGGTGGACAACACCAACCTTACCAACTCCGCCTTCCACTGCATTGTCGATGCCTTCAACCACGCCTTCAACCCGATCAAGGTTCGCCATAGTCCGCTCGAGCGCGAGCTCATTCACAAGTTTTTCTTGGACTGGGGTAGGAGTGTGGGGGACATGTACTTCAACTACGACGCCGTGCCCGCCGCCCACCGCACTATCAAGCGGATTGCACTGGCCTCCTCTATTGTGCTGGAGGCAACGAAGAACACCGATCCGCCGCGCAAGAGCTTGCCTAGTATTCGGACCCTCCCAGTGTTATCGGCTACGTTCGAGGTGCCTAATATCCCGGCTAACCGGACAGTGGCCCCTGACTTTCCACTGAGCCCTTCTAGACGAAGTCGCACTTCTCAAGTCCTCAACGCCTACCTCCCCCTGGAGGCGGGCTCGGAAAGCAAGACGCGCCTCTGGCGGCAACCACTCATCGAATACCGCCGCGACACGGATGGTTggcgtggcggcgacgaACAAGAGCGTCCGTTCAGCTTTCCGGACAACGCCACGACAAGGCGCTGA